GGCACAGGCACACGTACACTCCCATCTCTGTCCACCACAGGTCAGGGGACAGCACCTTCCTTTAGCAATCAACGGATGCACCTAGATCTAGTCCCAGGGCTCCTGGATGTGAGGCATCTGCAGACTGGGCCAAAGGAAGACAGGGCTAGGAGTGCACAAAGCCTGAGGTGGCTTCTGCCGACCAAATCAGGGACAGTTGGAGTCTGAGTCTCTAAATAATAACAGTAAGTGCTAGTAGTAACAGTGTAGCTCACTGACTCCCCTGGAAGCCACACATGGATAAAATGAATAGAGAGGCATTAAGCTGTCCCTTGGCCACAGGGTTCTGCAGGCTTCTTCATGAGTACAGCTGCTGGGGACCCGTCCGCCTCGTCCTGCTGGGCGATGGGTGAGGTGTAAGTACCAAGCCTCAGTCCTGGCCAGTCTTTGTGGAGACTAACCTGCCCTGAAGCCATCCGGGGCCCAAGTGTCACCtcctacacttgatcttagccaaaaggccgagaagccaTAAAGTGTAACCTCCTTAGAGCCAGAGTCTCCTGTCATTCGGATTGAGGGACTCTTGGTCAGATGTGCCCATCACTCCCATTGCTCAGGAAATTAGAAGGGTTTGGAGCTTTGTCTGGAACAGGGCCCATGTCACATAGATACTGCTCATTGTGTCCCGGTGGAACAGGAAGACTGTTGGGCACCCACGCGTATCATCTCAGCCTTGCCCAGCCATGCGTTTGCAGGTGAGGTAACTGAGGTGGCAGGTACACGACCTTGCCTGGGTCACCCAGGAAAGCAGCGGAGCTAGGCATTTGTCCCATTGTCTTGGGTGCTTCAGGTCCATTTGTTGCTTTGGAGGGATTCTGACTTGAGATTTAGACTCCTAGTTAGTTAGTACCCTCCCTGAACAGGTACTGAAACTTCCCCAGCTTCAAAGCAAACTGATGTCTGAGGTGCTCTGTACACAGGCCCTTCCCCATGCGCAGACGGGGTGTccacacacctctgggtgtgctGTGTGCCAGCTTCAGTTTGACGTGTAGGGTTAAAGCTGGTGTCTGACTTTCACTAGGACCATGATACCTGCCAGGCTTCTCGCTGCAAAATGTCGCACCATGTCAGAGGGTGTGGTGCTGTGGACTCTGTGTACACGAGCTGACTTCAAGCCCAGCCAGCTCCTTCCTCTGCAGGCGTTGTCCAGAACACTGTCGGTGGGCTGTGCAGACTGCACCAAGCATCGGGAGCCCCCAGGAAAGAGGCCACTATCTGAGAAAAAAATGGTGAGTGTCAGTTTAGGGCAAGGCAAACtttgaaggcttttttttttttaaaacataggcCTGGTGTGCATGCTAGTAtccatgttttgttgtttttaaagcaattttaacTTAgctagattttaatatttttatttgtttatttgcaagcagagcaagaaagaaagaatgggtgcaccagggtctctgcaaacaaactccagatgcaggcaccactttgtgcatctggccttatctgagcactgggaaatccacctgggtcattaggttttgcatgcaagttccttaacctctgagccatctctccagccctgtgtgttttttaatatgtgtggatatacatgtacatatgcgcgtgtggagaccagagattgaTGTCAGTTATTTTTCTTGGTCATTcaccagtttttgttttgtttcaaggtagggtctcactctagctcagactgacctggaattcacaatgtagtctcaaagtgggctgaaactcatggcggtcctcctacctctgcctcctaagtgctgggattaaaggtgtgtgctatcatacCCATTCCCTCACCCTTTTTTTTGGAGCGGGgggacaatttccataattgtagacaacatcccatggtaatgccctccctcccctaactttcccctttgaaactccactctccatcagatcctctccccctctcagtctctctttttttttattttttattttgttcatttttatttatttatttgagagtgacagagagagaaagaggcagatagagagagagagaatgggcgtgctagggcttccagccactgcaaacgaaatccagacgtgtgcacccccttgtgtatctggctaacgtgggtcctggagaattgagccttgaaccggggtccttaggctttacaggcaagcacttaaccactaagccatctctccagccccagtctcttttattttgatgtcatgatcttttcctcctgttatgatgttcttgtatacgtagtgttaggcactgtgaggtcatggatatccaggccttttttttttttttttaatttttattagcattttccatgattataaaaaagtactgtgttaattccctccctccccccattttttttctttttttcttatatttttttaaatttatttatttatttatttgagagcgacagacacagagagaaagacaggtagagggagagagagagaatgggcgcgccagggcttccagcctctgcaaacaaactccagacgcgtgcgcccccttgtgcatctggctaacgtgggacctggggaaccgagcctcgaaccggggtccttaggcttcacaggcaagcgcttaaccgctaagccatctctccagccctccccccattttttgtctggaggagtacactgtaaggagtcctacccttcctttggctcttacattcttcccaccacctcttccgcagtgtaCCCTGAGCCGtgaaaggtgtgatggagatactgcagtgctgagcactcctctgtcacttcttcccagcattaagatgcctcctgagtcatcccaaggtcactgccatctgaaaagagaagcttctgtaaccaaaagtgagagtagccttaatatatgggtatgaacattaagagaagtgcttactgggcagttagcATCACCACTTTTTATCTACTGAGGCcaggtctctcatttgaacccagagcttgccagttcAGCTACTTTAGCAGCCAGCTTGCCTTGGTGATCCCCTGTCTGCCTCCAGCTCTGGGTTCACAGGCACTATGCCCACCCAGCATTTGCGGGGGTGTTGTGGGATCCACactggtccttatgcttgcatagcCAGTGTttcagccactgaaccatctccccagaccctttgACTTTTTCCCACCTTGGCTGGCCCTGGTTATGCCACTGAGGCCACACCAAGCAGCTCAAAGAGGGGCCTGGGCACTTCCGTGTGTCAGAAGCCCAGGTAAAAGCCTGGTTGGGGCAGGACGGTGCACTGTCTCTTTCTCGCCTGTGTGCCTGGCTTGGCAGGTGAGCagtttttttcatttcttgatttgcgctgctaggaattgaacccagagccatgTGCATTCTAGACAGCCCTAAAAAGAattgctgtcattttttttttttttttgagagttcggctggagagattgctctgtggttgttaagatgcttgcaaagccaaagggatccaggttcgatttcccagtattcatgtaaagccagataagccagatgcacaaggtggcagatatatctggagtttgtttgcagtggctagaagccctggtgccattctctccctccctccttctctctctctctttttctctctcaaataaataaataaaatattaaaaataaataaaggtgcttgcttgcaaagtcttcaggcttgggtttgattccccaatactcatgtgcTGCGGGATGTACAATTgggttattttctctctctcttttattttttattttattttttcaagataacctaggctggcctggaattcactatgaggtcatgtagtctcaagcttgccttgaactcacagtgatcctcctaactcagcctccctagtgatgggattaaaggtgtgtgccaccttgcctggcctccTCCTCTTAATAATAAAACAGGCAGGGGGTATAAATCAGTGTTCCAGTATTTGGCTAACATGGTCAAGGCCCTGGGCTTAATCTCtagtgtacaaaaaaaaaaaaaaaaaaaagtagcctttTTAGATAGAAACACAGCTGTCCTGAAGATGCTCTGTGGCATGGTATCTGAAGTTCACCAGTAAGGGCGGTGCCAGCAGCTTTGGGAGCTGAACTTGCATGATGAGCTGCTGTGGCTGCTAAcaacagccaggtatggtagcgtccagcacttgggagagtgcAGCAGGAGGGTCACAAGCTGGAGGCTACCTGGGCTCCAGAATGCAATCCTGTCTAAACCGTAGGCGGGGCctgggggggaggcagagagatggctcagcagttaaaggtacttgtttgcaaagcctgacagcctggattcaactcatcagtgcccacataaagccagatgcataaagtgtcacatgcatctagagttcatttgcagtggcaggaggctttggTGGGTTAGCTCTCATTCTTCAGCTGGTCGTTCCTATGTTAGGGTTCAGAAGAGAGGCCTTCTCTCCAGGAAAGGTTCTAGCCACATCTCTGCAGTTTAcacagaagccctggtgttcatGCCACAGAAAGCTGTCTTTCTTCGTAGCTAAAGCCTAGGATTGTCTAATAAGGGCTCTACCTCATTCCCTCTTGCCTCTTAAGGATCTAGAGCTTTCCACTAAGAAAGATAGACCTGGTTTTTCAGTAATGCGATTTTGTCTGAAAGAAGCTGGAAGGACACTTGGTTCAAGGAACATTTCCTAAACAGGCTGTGCTCTCCTTAGGTTGGAATTGCTCAGTTCTCTTTTGAAGTGTGTTCCATACTTGCCACCCATGGTGTATGCTGTGATTCACCTCAGCCTGTGGGTTCTAGAGACTTGTGGAAACTGGGTTTTTCCTGTGGGTTTTAAGAGTGATTAGTAATAACATGAGAGCATTACTAACATCTGGCTCTGACAGACAAGAGGCAGGAATCGAGTGGGTGCTAGGTCTCCTGGATGGACTTCAAAGGTCACTAATATCTGGTTACTTTGTACTCTCTGTAGAAAAAGCATTTTGTGGACCGCCGGAGAGTGTTGGTCCGTGGAGGACACGGCGGCTCTGGCATgagctgcttccacagtgagcccCGCAAGGAATTTGGAGGTCCCGACGGAGGGGATGGCGGCGACGGTGGCCATGTCATCCTGAGAGGCACGTGTCTTGGGAGCTGGGAAAGAGCAGGGCTACATGGGGTGGGTTGAGGTTTCACACTGTCCTGGCATGAAAAATTATACTGTGCGGGCACCATTTTTACAAACGATTCTGTTCAGCAGCTCTGGGTGCCACTTGGTTGCTTAATCTCAGGAATCCGAAAATGCTTTCCCATCGGGAACCTTGCTTGATAGTATGTGTCAGAGGTCGCCTCTGTACCACTGCCTCCAAAAGTGCAGCAGAGGGCCAGGACTGTGTTCACACAGAAGTGCCTGCAGCATGATGAAGTGTAGCTATGTTTTTAGTTGATAGTATTAAGAGAACTTCAGATTTTCCAGAAATGAGCATGTGTTTTGAAGGCAAGTAAGATATTGGCTTGCTTTCTTATCCCATTCTGCTATTTGTGGTGAtgtgtacctataatcccagcactcgggcccAGAGGTAggagcaagttccagaccagccaggaCTAAGAGAATAAGATTTTGTCTCaaaccagtttttaaaaagttggctgaagccaggcgtggtggcgcacgcctttaatcccagcacttgggagacagaggtaggaggatcaccatgagttcaaggccaccctgagactccatagtgaattccaggtcagcctgggctaaagtgagaccctacctcaaaaaaacaaaaacaaaaacaaaaaaaaagttggcggagggcctggagagatggcttagcagttaaggcacttgcctgcgaagcctatgaacccatgttctactatccagatcccacataagccagatgcacaaagtggcgcatgagtctggagttctattgcagtggctggagaccctggtgtgccaatttgctCCCttgctctcatttaaaaaaaaaaaaatggagataagGAGATGACTcaattagtaaagtgcttgctgcacaagtgtaaGGACCTAAGATTGGTTCCTAGTAACCATATAGaataccaggcatgatggtggccacttttaatcccagcctgggGAGCAGAGATCCCTGGAGCTTTCTGGCCAGCCATtgtagccaaattggtgaatGACATCCAAGATTGtcctccagcacacacacatgcacaaacaaaaattaaaatgtcatgttttagggctagagagatggcttagcggttaaggcatttgcctgcaaagccaaaggatcccggttcaattctccagaacccttgtaagccagttgcacaaggggcgcatgcctctggagtttgtttgcactggctggaggtcctgtcatgcccatcatctccctccctctctctctcaaattaataaattatacacacacacacacacacacacacacacacacacatatgatctacacacatacatacatgtatatatattttaaatgtcatgttctagctgggcgtggtggtacatgtctttaatcccagcactcggaagcagagTAGGAGGGTCTCTGAATTCGAGGAcagactaaaactacatagtgaattccaggtcagcctggttagagtgagatcctacttggaaaagccaaaaaaatatgTTATGTTCTGCCTGGGCTAGGACAGGTGAGGACACGCTTGGGCTCACCAGCAGCACACACGCAAGGAGGGCAAGTATGAATCATGCCCCTCCTTGAAGCGCATACTGGTCCCTCTGCTTCTGCATCATGCCACATATCCAGGTACATTTTGAGGCTCTAAGCACAGGCCATGGTGGCGGGCCTCACAGAAGACAACCTGaggctcttgctctcactctagtGGACCAGCATCTCAAGTCTCTGTCATCGGTCCTGTCCCAGTATCAGGGTTTCAGTGGAGAAGATGGGGCCAGTAAGAACTGCTCTGGACGAGGTGGTACTGCCCTCTACATCCGGGTAAGCTGAGGGCTGGGTCCAGCACTGCTCCCTTGTTTGTCATTGATCCATGGGTGGTGACTGGAGACATGGTGAGAAACAAAGTCAGGCAGGTGTGCCATGCCCACACCAGGACCTTTGCACTGGTGTGGTGCTTCATGCTATGATCCAGGGTAGTTGAGAGGGGGTACCTTAAAGAGAGTCTGAGAGCGCACCCTCCTCCTGGCTGGCTGTTGAGGACTGGACACTCTTCTTTGTGCTCAGAGGCTAAGGGCAAGGGTAGAGTGCCCCACGGACCTCCGTCTGGCTGATTATAGGACACAGCCCTACCATGCATGCCGCTGCATTTCAGGTCCCTGTGGGCACTTTGGTGAAGGAGGGAAGTGAGATTGTGGCTGACCTGTCCCATCCCGGTGACGAGTACATCGCTGCATTTGGGGGTGCAGGAGGAAAAGGCAACCGCTTTTTCCTGGCCAATGATAACCGTGCCCCTGTGACATGCACCCCTGGACAACCTGGACAGGAGCGCCTTCTCTACCTGGAACTCAAGACAATGGCCCATGCTGGGATGGTGGGTCCCTGTCGTTGGCATATGCTGGGATGCTGGTTCCTGATGGTGGGACATGCTGGGATGGGGGTCCCTATCATTGGCATATGCTGGGATGCTGGTTCCTGACAGTGGCACATACTGGGGCCCCGGGAGAGAATGGCAGCTGTCCTTTGAACCTGGTGAGCTGCTGCAAGCATGTTCTAACCCATCTCACCTACCCTTCCCTCCGCCAGCTGCAGGAACCAGTgacaaagccccccccccccgtgaggtCACAtggtactttcttttccttccaggttggcttccccaatgctgggaaATCCTCGCTCCTCCGAGCCATCTCAAATGCAAAACCTGCCGTGGCTTCCTACCCATTCACCACCTTGAATCCCCACGTGGGGATCGTTCACTATGCAGGCCACCAGCAGATAGCAGGTAGAGTAGAGCCTCAGACTCCTGCAGGTTTGGATCTTCTGACTGACTCAAGAGAATAATTATGTAACCCTAAGATTAGCTTCCTACTTAAAAAGTGGCATTGTTTTCCCTAATTGAAACAATTTTAGCCAATTGTTCTCTATCAAAATTAGCCCCGCCCCCACCTTGTCTCAGAAATCTGATCAGTTCAGTTCATAAACACGAGTGTGAATTTAAAAGCTGAGGAGAGAGTTTTCTTCTcgctccctttcttctcttcttttgtgGAACCCGGCAACATCAGTCATGCAGACAACATGTGATTTTAAAAGCTTTCCCTGTACCATTTTGAGAGGAAAACTTTTTTCCAGAAGATAATGTACCCATTAAAAATAGTAAGCCTGCTGGTAAGGTTATTTGTATAGCACTTTATATCTGCAAAGTGCTCTGTAATGATTTTTATCTGTAATCAAATTATTCATAGAGTGCAGGAAGCCATTTTCCCCTTTTCTGAATCATAGTTGAAGCTGGAGAGACAGGAATGTGTTAAAAATTCCTCATTAGATTGAACCGTCTTGCCTGTCACCCAAATATTCCAGAGCGTGTTGTAAACCTGAAGGCTGAGGTGCCTAGATGTCGCTTGGCCTGCTGAGTCACCTGGGGGTGGATGAATGGCTTTAATTTCAGGTGTTCCTTGAAAGTTGTAGAATACCAGGGATTGGGCCCAGAAGGGTCTCCAGGTCTCCTCTCCTGACCCAGTGTTGAAGGCTTCACGGGGCAGCTGTGACCCGACCTGACCCGACGGGGTCTCAACCTGGCTGTGTTCTCTCACCTCCTGCAGTTGCAGACATCCCGGGCATCATCCGGGGCGCGCACCAGAACCGGGGCCTGGGGCTCGGCTTCCTCAGGCACATCGAGCGCTGCCGCTTCCTCCTGTTTGTGGTTGACCTGTCCCAGCCCGAGCCATGGACTCAGGTCGAGGATTTAAAGCACGAACTAGAGAAATATGAAGAAGGCCTGTCTGAGAGACCCCATGCCATCGTTGCAAATAAGATCGACCTCCCACAGGCCAGAGCCCATCTGCCCCAGCTCCAGGCCCACCTAGGGCAGGAGGTCATTGCCTTGTCGGCGCTGACGGGGGAGAACCTGGAGCAGCTGTTGTGGCATCTGAAGAAGCTACATGACGCCTACATGGAGGTCGAGCTGGGGCAGAGCCACCAGCCTCTCAGGTGGTAGTGACATGCCCAGAGTGTCACACGGGGTTGGGCGGATGTTGACTGTAAAATGGCAGTTTTGAATGCCTGAGagaaaatacttataaatatttgAGAGTGTTGGTGTGTCTGTCTTCCCACCAATTTGGGGCTCTCTGTTAAGGTGACCCCCACCCTCTGGCCTGGGATGATGGAATATTCCTTGCCATCCGCTCTGCTCCAGCACTTGGCATACCTGTCACCTTTGCTGACTAGTTTGCCAGAGTTGACTCATTTGCACTAATTACCACCTAATTAGTAGGAGGACCCGCTGCTAGCTGAGGGCAGCAGACGCTGCTGCTGGGCTTCTCATGCATGGCTATATTTGCAGCACAGCAACCCTTTGGTTTCCTCATGGAGTCAAGCCTAACCCAAGAACCTGTGACCCTACGATCCTACAAAACATGGGGCCTCTCACTAGTCTCGGTGGTCTCAGCTAAGTCAGGGTGACAGTGCAGCAGCCTTGCTTTGTTCTCCAGTGCCAGCCACACGAGAATAGGGAGGGCCGACTCCTTCCCCGTCGTTTCCAGAACGCAGTGCTGAACAGTGTGGGGGCCGAACGCCAAGGCAGCCTCAGGCTTCACGATTGAATGCACCCAATATCCGACCGAGGCACGCGGCCTCTGGCTCCGCATCAGGATGCGCCAGCTAGTTGTCAACAAAAGGGGACGTGAGCCCTGAATTGCCAGCATTGTTCCTGATAGCCCAGTGGGGCGTGtaagagggtggtgggagagggtGAATTTCCAGGCTGCCCTGGCCAGGACCAGGCACTCAGCTCACCAAGACACTCCTATGTGACCTTGTGGGCCATCTTCTTGCAGAGGTAGGGGCACGCTGCAATCAGGAGAGCCACATTGCTCTTCCAGGTGCTGCCCTCTGGAGAGTGACCCCTTGTCCCTGGCACCTCCCTGAGGCAGGCCGCACTGGCAGAGGACTGTGTGCCCCAAAATGCTCCCCCGGGAAGCTGCTGTCTTAGCATAGCCCAGGGGCCTTTCAGAAACACAGGGGGCAGGTGGAAATAGGACTCACCCTCTGGGGAGACCCTTGCCCCAGGGTGAAGTTAGGTACGCAGCTGGCATGCTGAGGACGGGTGTCCCTCTACATGAGAAGTAGGCTGCTggaaacataagcctgctctccacttTCAGGAGCAATTCCGTTTTGATCTACAGAGTGGAACACGAGGTCCTTTTCCCCGAAGCTTTATTTTAATGTCTTATAATTTCAAAGGTCCTCATGTTCTGGAGGCCAGGGCGGGTCTCACATCTATTGCTTTCTCTTTCAAGCCACCAAAGGGTTTTGTAGCCAGGCCAGGCTAGCATGCGTTAATTATCCGCCACTAGCTTTCATCTTTGTGCCAGCCCTGGGGGGAGGGGCTCAATATGCCTCCTGCCCTGACCCTTGCCCACCTTCCCAGGGCTTAGAGACCTGGGCTGATTCTTCAGAGCTGCAGTGTGTCCTGGGACCCACCAGCCATCCTTGGCCGAGACTCCATTGCCACACAGGTTATTGAGGTCCAATATTACCCCTAGGACCACAGCTGTGGAATACTTTTCACTGTTGCTAGAGTTGGTTTCCACCCTAATGctctgtttttttggggggaagctAGACTTGGTCTCCTCATAAAAGcacctggtgggctggagagatggcttagcggttaagcgcttgcctgtgaagcctaaggaccccggttcgaggctcggttccccaggtcccacgttagccagatgcacaagggggcgcatgcgtctggagttcgtttgcagaggctggaagccctggcgcgcccattctctctctctcccactgtctttctctctgtgtctgtcgctctcaaataaaaaaaaataaaaaaaataaaagaataaaaaaaaaatgcaaaaactctgtaaaaaaaaaaaaaagcacctggtGCTGTCAGTCTTGGAGGTAAGTGTTTTCAGGCTTGTGACAGAGAGTTCACATGTCATAAAGTGGTCCTATTGAAGTAGGCCATGGAGGGCTGGGCCGTGGCTTGGTGGCAGTGCACTTAAGATGTAAGGCTCTGGGTTCTAATCCTCAGCACTACAAAAACTACATatcaatagtaatttttttttttcgaggtacggtttcactctagctcaggctgacctgtaattcactctgtagtctcatggtggcctctaactcatggcaatcctcctacctctgcctcctgagtgctggggttaaaggcgtgcaccaccatgcctggcaacaataGCAGTTTGAAAAGCCAGGAACGGTGCCACACATAGGAAactcagaggttcaaggtcatcctctgctagatagcaagttcaaagcctatGTGGGGTACGTGAAACCGCCTCTAAAAATAGCAATAAGTAAAACATGCTACTCAGTGTATGTCAGGGTCACAAGTTCCTGCTGTCAGTATGGCCCACTTCCAACACACTTATCCCCCAGAAGCAGTCCTGTCTCCATTAGCAAGTCTCCCTTCCCAGGGTCCCAGGCTTCCTAGTCTGTTTCCTGTGCCCACAGACTGGCCTCTGGACTTCCACAGACAGAGCCAGTGTTGGCCCACCATCCTTGCAGCCACTTGTGGTAGGTACACGCTGCGCCTCGTGTTGGGACTTGGGTCGCCTCTGATGCCAAGGCCTTTGGCTCTGGGCTGGTGCCCAGGAGCGTCGGTGGACCTGATCCCAAGGAAGCACACAAGTGTTGGGGATGAGTAAGCAATGTTGATGTTTTAGGCACATTTCGGTTCCTCTTCACTCCAAAGCACTTTGAAAGTCAAGTGGTGCTGCAAGACTGCAGCAGCCTGGCCGCCGCCAGCCACGTGCCACTTGCACAGAGCTGGCCACGTTTCTGATTGCCTCTCTCCACGGTGGACTGTGCCGTATGCTGGGGCTGTGCTGCCTATAGGAGCCACAGCGCCACGAGCATGCACCTGCCCTGTGTTGTTTACTGCCTCCCTTTATGCTTCTGGATTCTTCCCACCTCCCAACATCTGTCCCCACCAACAGGTGACATTTCCCTAGCAGACCAGCTTCCCGCTGCTCCGGGGTGTCCTCCCATGCCTTGCCCTTGGCCTGTCTTTGCCGAGGCACCCTCCTGTCAGTGGTCACCCCCCAGTGATGCCCTGTGGGCATCAGCTACGTCTGGCCTTTCCAGAAGCAGGCCTGAGGATGGGAATCTCCAGGCTCAGGCTGCAAAGTGTCTCTATGCTCAGCTTCAAGCTATGCATTCTACTCTCAGGCCTGGTGCCCTCGTCCAGAGCTCCTGTCCTCTTGTCCTGGggggctggcctccagctcctgcacgGCTTTAGGAGATGAGGTTCGTCCTTGTTGTCAACTTGTTCTCACAGATGCCACCAGGTTTTGTGGAGGTCCCACATCCACTCTTCCATGTCTGCGTAGAGGTTCTGCTACCATagtcctttaaatatatatattattagctggacatggtggcacacatttttaatcccagcactcgggaggcagaggtaggaggattgccatgagttcgaggccaccctgagactacagagtgatttccaggtcagcctgagctagaatgagaccctaccttgtaaaagcaaaaaaaaaaaaaaaaaaattatgtgtgtgtgtgtgtgtgtatatgtatgtatgtatgtatgtatatgtgtgtgtgtatgtgtatgtatatatatatatatatatgagaatgggcacaccagggcctccagccactgcaaatgaactccggacacatgagccaccttttgAATCTGAGttatgtgggtaccggagaaCCTAACCCGgtgccttaggcttcacaggcaagtgacataACTGCtacccctctctccagccccctttttaaagtGGGAATAGAAGCAAGCAGATACTGCCATGTGGACAGGAACTGAACATGGCTGGACAAACCCAGGGCCCTGAGGTAGCACTCCATCAGGTAGCTGTGAGCTACAGGCTGTGGCTGTTTAGATGGCAGATCACTGTCCCGAGGAAGTGAAGCCCAGTTCTCACCCTTCCAGTCTGGGTGCCCTGACCAACACAATGGCATTGACTAGGCCTCAAGGGGCCTGCATCTCGTGCTGTGAGTGCTCCCTGGCTCACAGCACATGACTCAGGCAGGATCCCTTGTGTCAAGCAGAACAACAGCGGCAGGCAGAGACTCCAATGTGTGTGTAAGGTGAGAGAAACTGCACAAAAAACAGAAGTTGTCTTGCCCATTCTAAAGGCTGGGAATGGGGCAGGTATCACAGGGCCATACTACCTCTCAAGATTCTGGGAAAGAGCCTGTCTGCCATTTGCAGTAGTTCCTGGTGTCCTTGGCTTGTGGCTGCATCGTTCCAATCTCTGTCTCCATCTTGAAGGGGCATAGCATGTC
Above is a window of Jaculus jaculus isolate mJacJac1 chromosome 8, mJacJac1.mat.Y.cur, whole genome shotgun sequence DNA encoding:
- the Mtg2 gene encoding mitochondrial ribosome-associated GTPase 2, whose product is MIPARLLAAKCRTMSEGVVLWTLCTRADFKPSQLLPLQALSRTLSVGCADCTKHREPPGKRPLSEKKMKKHFVDRRRVLVRGGHGGSGMSCFHSEPRKEFGGPDGGDGGDGGHVILRVDQHLKSLSSVLSQYQGFSGEDGASKNCSGRGGTALYIRVPVGTLVKEGSEIVADLSHPGDEYIAAFGGAGGKGNRFFLANDNRAPVTCTPGQPGQERLLYLELKTMAHAGMVGFPNAGKSSLLRAISNAKPAVASYPFTTLNPHVGIVHYAGHQQIAVADIPGIIRGAHQNRGLGLGFLRHIERCRFLLFVVDLSQPEPWTQVEDLKHELEKYEEGLSERPHAIVANKIDLPQARAHLPQLQAHLGQEVIALSALTGENLEQLLWHLKKLHDAYMEVELGQSHQPLRW